Proteins encoded in a region of the Ancylobacter sp. SL191 genome:
- a CDS encoding aldose 1-epimerase family protein gives MTRFHLDRRAFGEGETLAVEHEGLTARLFRYKTGVEAVRLANARGSLVVLPYLGQMIWSAAFDGVDLTMQSIFKAPRPVRTIAETYGCFAFHSGLLRNGVPGPTDSHPAHGEMPCAPMDSAGIEVGSDARGPWMRLFGAYDYAMGFGAHYEARPSVTLHASDARFEMAMEVTNLSAGDAMDLMYMAHVNYAFVEGGEILQQAPFDAEHTAVRRAVPAHVTANPAYLARIEALATDPSASRVIRRDDGFDPEQVFYLRDLATDAAGTTTQLLRRPEGDAFLTRYKPADFPKTVRWILAGHDQSVCAFALPSTCEPEGYAAEKAKGNVIRLPAGATVRYSVELGHLDAGECAALTAMLAG, from the coding sequence ATGACCCGCTTTCATCTCGACCGCCGCGCTTTTGGCGAGGGGGAAACCCTCGCCGTCGAGCATGAAGGGCTGACCGCCCGCCTGTTCCGCTACAAGACCGGCGTCGAGGCGGTGCGGCTCGCCAATGCGCGCGGCTCCCTCGTGGTGCTGCCCTATCTCGGCCAGATGATCTGGTCCGCCGCGTTCGACGGCGTCGATCTGACCATGCAGAGCATCTTCAAGGCGCCGCGCCCCGTGCGCACCATCGCCGAGACCTATGGCTGCTTCGCCTTTCATTCCGGCCTGCTGCGCAACGGCGTGCCCGGCCCCACCGACAGCCACCCCGCTCATGGCGAGATGCCCTGCGCGCCGATGGACTCAGCCGGCATCGAGGTGGGAAGCGATGCGCGGGGCCCGTGGATGCGGCTGTTCGGCGCGTACGACTACGCCATGGGCTTCGGCGCCCATTACGAGGCCCGCCCGAGCGTGACGCTGCACGCCAGTGACGCCCGCTTCGAAATGGCGATGGAGGTGACCAACCTCTCCGCCGGCGACGCCATGGACCTGATGTACATGGCGCATGTGAACTACGCCTTCGTCGAGGGCGGCGAGATCCTGCAACAGGCGCCCTTCGACGCGGAGCACACCGCGGTCCGCCGCGCCGTGCCGGCTCATGTCACGGCGAACCCGGCCTATCTCGCCCGCATCGAGGCGCTCGCCACCGACCCTTCCGCCAGCCGCGTCATCCGCCGGGACGACGGTTTCGATCCCGAGCAGGTGTTCTATCTGCGCGATCTCGCCACCGATGCCGCCGGCACGACCACCCAGCTGCTGCGCCGGCCGGAGGGCGACGCCTTCCTCACGCGCTACAAGCCGGCGGATTTCCCGAAGACGGTGCGCTGGATACTTGCCGGGCATGACCAGTCGGTCTGTGCCTTCGCGCTGCCCTCGACCTGCGAGCCGGAGGGCTATGCGGCTGAAAAGGCCAAGGGCAACGTCATCCGCCTGCCCGCCGGGGCGACCGTGCGCTACAGCGTCGAGCTCGGCCATCTCGATGCGGGCGAGTGCGCGGCGCTCACCGCGATGCTGGCCGGCTGA
- a CDS encoding ABC transporter permease codes for MNKQFDLSRVINRDNNILQLILITVVIFAVMSWLEPTKFLRYYNFESISFIFPELGIVAIAMMLAMLTGGIDLSVIGIANLAGILAGVFFTKLFPGDPAAGMAGEIARVAAGVMLALGVGLVAGALNGLLITRAKITPILATLGTGQVFTGLCMVLTGGPAIVGFPAYWGLIGNGKLFGIAVPLLIFVAVAMVIAVLLTRTSFGLNLFLIGTNPRAALFAGLKSDRMVLASYMLSGTLAALAGIMLSGRTNAAKSDYGTSYLLQAVLICVLGGTNPAGGRGTVLGISIAVIALMLLASGFQMMRFSNHLIDFIWGGFLLLVMVLNAFRNRA; via the coding sequence ATGAACAAGCAGTTCGACCTCTCGCGCGTCATCAACCGCGACAACAACATCCTCCAGCTCATCCTCATCACCGTGGTGATCTTCGCGGTGATGAGCTGGCTCGAACCGACCAAGTTCCTGCGCTACTACAATTTCGAGTCGATCAGCTTCATCTTCCCGGAGCTCGGCATCGTCGCCATCGCCATGATGCTGGCCATGCTCACCGGCGGCATCGACCTGTCGGTGATCGGCATCGCCAATCTCGCCGGCATCCTCGCCGGCGTGTTCTTCACCAAGCTCTTTCCCGGCGATCCCGCCGCCGGCATGGCCGGGGAGATCGCCCGCGTCGCCGCCGGCGTAATGCTGGCGCTGGGCGTCGGGCTGGTCGCCGGGGCGCTCAACGGGCTGCTGATCACGCGGGCGAAGATCACGCCGATCCTCGCCACGCTCGGCACGGGGCAGGTGTTCACCGGCCTGTGCATGGTGCTGACCGGCGGGCCGGCCATTGTCGGCTTTCCTGCCTATTGGGGGCTGATCGGCAATGGCAAGCTGTTCGGCATCGCCGTGCCGCTGCTGATCTTCGTCGCGGTGGCCATGGTGATCGCGGTGCTGCTCACGCGCACCTCCTTCGGCCTCAACCTGTTCCTCATCGGCACCAACCCGCGCGCCGCCCTCTTCGCCGGGCTGAAGAGCGACCGCATGGTGCTCGCCTCCTACATGCTGAGCGGCACGCTCGCCGCGCTCGCCGGCATCATGCTGTCCGGCCGCACCAATGCGGCGAAGTCGGATTACGGCACTTCCTACCTCTTGCAGGCCGTGCTGATCTGCGTGCTCGGCGGCACCAACCCGGCCGGTGGCCGGGGCACGGTGCTCGGCATCTCCATCGCGGTGATCGCGCTCATGCTGCTGGCCTCGGGCTTCCAGATGATGCGCTTCTCCAACCATCTGATCGACTTCATCTGGGGCGGCTTCCTGCTGCTCGTCATGGTGCTGAACGCCTTCAGGAACCGCGCATGA
- a CDS encoding ABC transporter permease, with translation MRRSETAVFLIVVAIMILIGLINPAFWQADNLFNLLRANVIIGIMALSVLVVMVSGGIDVSFPAFAAAAMYLTVLAMNAYGHEGVLLPFIGATLIGLVCGLANAFFIHTFRMIPLIVTLGSASVVRGLLLGLVGTSIVNIDRMPPALIAFGRSSVEIGGAKLSVMVFVYLAIAALVFAFLTRTMIGRSIFAYGDDAESAKRVGFNTRRTVYVAYGLAGALAGFAGLLHASMIWLANPRDFVGYELDVIAAVVLGGASIFGGRGSVLGTLLGVFLLVLIKNSLIIMRIDNTWQGVVVGGVIVVATALTAWRDRKTLA, from the coding sequence ATGCGCCGCTCCGAGACGGCGGTCTTCCTGATCGTTGTCGCGATCATGATCCTGATCGGCCTGATCAACCCCGCCTTCTGGCAGGCCGACAATCTGTTCAACCTGCTGCGCGCCAATGTCATCATCGGCATCATGGCGCTGAGCGTGCTGGTGGTCATGGTCTCCGGCGGCATCGACGTGTCGTTCCCCGCCTTCGCGGCGGCGGCGATGTACCTCACCGTGCTGGCGATGAACGCCTATGGTCACGAGGGCGTCCTGCTGCCCTTCATCGGGGCGACGCTGATCGGACTGGTCTGCGGCCTCGCCAACGCCTTCTTCATCCACACCTTCCGCATGATCCCGCTGATCGTCACGCTGGGCTCCGCCTCGGTGGTGCGCGGGCTGCTGCTGGGGCTCGTCGGCACCTCCATCGTCAATATCGACCGCATGCCGCCGGCGCTGATCGCCTTCGGCCGCTCCAGCGTGGAGATCGGCGGGGCCAAGCTCTCGGTGATGGTGTTCGTCTATCTCGCCATCGCCGCGCTGGTGTTCGCGTTCCTCACCCGCACCATGATCGGCCGCTCGATCTTCGCCTATGGCGACGACGCGGAATCGGCCAAGCGCGTGGGTTTCAACACGCGGCGCACGGTCTATGTCGCCTATGGCCTCGCCGGCGCGCTGGCGGGTTTTGCCGGGCTGCTGCACGCCTCGATGATCTGGCTCGCCAATCCCCGCGACTTCGTCGGCTATGAGCTCGACGTGATCGCCGCGGTGGTGCTGGGCGGCGCCTCGATCTTCGGCGGGCGCGGCTCGGTGCTCGGCACGCTGCTTGGCGTGTTCCTGCTGGTGCTGATCAAGAACAGCCTCATCATCATGCGCATCGACAATACCTGGCAGGGCGTGGTGGTGGGCGGCGTCATCGTCGTCGCCACGGCGCTCACCGCCTGGCGCGACCGCAAGACGCTGGCGTGA